One segment of Capillibacterium thermochitinicola DNA contains the following:
- a CDS encoding valine--tRNA ligase has product MNRLLPKAYDPKTVEEKWYRFWLEHNCFHAEVDPDRKPYAIVIPPPNVTGRLHLGHALNNTLQDILVRYHRMKGDNTMWIPGTDHAGIATQVRVEEELAKEGLNRHQLGREKFLERVWQWKEEYGGTIIRQLKKLGSSCDWQRERFTMDEKCSQAVREVFIRLYEKGLIYRGSYLINWCPQCATTLSDIEVEHEELTGRLWHLRYPLSSGDGYIQVATTRPETMLGDTAVAVHPEDERYRHLVGKTVILPIVNREIPIIADEMVDPEFGTGAVKVTPAHDINDFEVGLRHNLEQITVIGFDAKMTKAAGKYAGMDRDECRKQILAELEAGGYLAGEETITHAVGTCYRCDTVIEPLISKQWFVKMKPLAAPAIKAVQDGKIRFVPERFTKIYLNWMENIRDWCISRQLWWGHRIPIWYCQDCGAEFAAREEPQTCPKCGHSHLEQDPDVLDTWFSSALWPFSTMGWPEETAELKHFYPTAVLVTARDIIFFWVARMIFMGLEFMGEKPFHEVLIHGLVLDKDGKKMSKSRPETNVDPLDVIEKYGADTLRFTLATGTTLGQDQRFQMEKIDGIRNFSNKIWNAARFVLMNLEDYPAEEEELNLSALSLADRYILSRLQRVIAAAETMLNRYDLGGFANVLYDFIWSEFCDWYIEMAKPALRLEGEVRRTTQTVLVTVLRQTMALLHPYMPFITEEIWQALPHQGETLMLAPWPAVDERLLDEQAEAEMSLIMNLTRAIRNIRAEVGVEPGRKVEAIFLTDAAKQAVLNANRLYLETLAGLSKMEVHDSASAKPAKAMTAVVEGVEVFLPLAGMVDFELELKRLQKELSTLEEERKRLTAKLANEQFVSKAPPAVVEKERKKLAALEIDYEKIQNRLAELSRED; this is encoded by the coding sequence ATGAATCGTCTGTTACCAAAGGCCTATGACCCGAAGACGGTCGAAGAGAAATGGTACCGTTTCTGGCTGGAGCACAACTGTTTCCATGCTGAGGTGGATCCGGACCGGAAACCTTACGCCATTGTCATTCCGCCGCCGAACGTCACGGGGCGGCTCCATTTGGGCCACGCGCTCAACAACACGCTCCAGGATATCCTCGTTCGTTACCACCGCATGAAAGGGGATAACACGATGTGGATCCCCGGGACCGACCATGCCGGCATCGCGACCCAGGTTCGCGTGGAAGAGGAGTTGGCGAAAGAAGGGCTTAACCGGCACCAACTCGGGCGGGAGAAGTTCCTGGAGCGGGTTTGGCAGTGGAAGGAAGAATACGGCGGGACGATTATCCGCCAGTTAAAGAAGCTGGGCTCCTCCTGTGATTGGCAGCGGGAGCGTTTCACCATGGATGAAAAGTGTTCCCAAGCGGTGCGGGAGGTCTTTATCCGCCTTTACGAAAAGGGCCTGATCTACCGGGGGAGTTATTTGATCAACTGGTGTCCGCAGTGTGCGACCACCCTCTCCGACATCGAAGTGGAACACGAGGAGCTAACCGGACGCCTGTGGCATCTGCGCTACCCGCTGTCCAGCGGCGACGGGTACATTCAGGTGGCCACCACCCGCCCGGAGACCATGCTGGGGGATACGGCGGTGGCCGTCCACCCGGAAGATGAACGCTACCGGCATTTGGTCGGGAAAACGGTGATCCTGCCCATCGTGAACCGGGAGATTCCGATTATCGCCGACGAGATGGTTGATCCCGAGTTTGGCACCGGCGCGGTGAAAGTCACCCCTGCCCACGATATCAACGACTTTGAAGTCGGTTTACGCCATAATTTGGAACAGATTACCGTGATCGGTTTTGACGCCAAGATGACCAAGGCCGCCGGGAAGTATGCCGGGATGGACCGGGATGAATGCCGGAAACAAATCCTCGCGGAACTGGAGGCCGGGGGTTACCTGGCCGGGGAAGAGACTATCACCCATGCGGTCGGGACCTGTTACCGCTGTGACACGGTGATCGAACCGCTCATCTCCAAACAGTGGTTTGTCAAGATGAAACCGCTGGCCGCCCCGGCGATTAAAGCGGTCCAAGACGGGAAGATCCGTTTTGTCCCCGAGCGCTTCACCAAGATCTATTTGAACTGGATGGAGAATATCCGTGACTGGTGTATCTCCCGGCAGCTCTGGTGGGGACACCGGATTCCCATCTGGTATTGCCAGGACTGCGGGGCTGAGTTCGCGGCCCGGGAGGAACCGCAGACCTGTCCGAAATGCGGCCATTCCCACCTGGAACAGGATCCGGATGTCCTTGACACTTGGTTTTCTTCGGCTTTGTGGCCCTTCTCGACCATGGGCTGGCCGGAAGAGACGGCGGAGCTCAAGCATTTTTATCCCACGGCTGTGCTGGTGACGGCCCGGGACATTATCTTCTTCTGGGTCGCCCGCATGATCTTCATGGGCCTGGAGTTTATGGGGGAGAAACCCTTCCATGAAGTGCTGATCCATGGTCTGGTCCTGGATAAGGACGGGAAAAAGATGAGTAAGTCCCGGCCCGAGACGAATGTTGATCCTTTGGACGTGATCGAGAAATACGGGGCCGATACTTTACGTTTCACCCTGGCGACCGGGACGACCCTCGGCCAAGACCAGCGGTTCCAGATGGAAAAGATCGACGGGATCCGCAATTTTTCCAATAAGATCTGGAACGCGGCTCGCTTTGTCCTGATGAACCTGGAGGATTACCCGGCGGAGGAGGAAGAACTGAATCTCTCCGCCCTTTCCCTGGCCGACCGGTACATCTTGTCCCGTCTGCAGCGGGTGATCGCGGCCGCCGAAACCATGTTGAACCGGTATGACTTGGGTGGTTTTGCCAACGTGCTCTATGATTTCATCTGGAGCGAATTCTGCGATTGGTATATTGAGATGGCCAAACCCGCGCTCCGCCTGGAAGGGGAGGTCAGGCGTACCACTCAGACGGTCTTGGTAACCGTATTGCGGCAGACCATGGCTTTACTCCACCCCTATATGCCCTTTATTACGGAGGAGATCTGGCAGGCCCTGCCCCACCAGGGCGAAACCCTCATGTTGGCCCCGTGGCCGGCAGTGGACGAAAGGCTCCTGGACGAACAGGCGGAAGCGGAGATGAGCTTGATCATGAATCTGACCCGGGCGATCCGGAATATCCGCGCCGAAGTCGGGGTCGAACCGGGCCGGAAGGTGGAGGCCATCTTCTTAACGGACGCTGCCAAACAGGCCGTCCTAAACGCAAACCGTTTGTATCTGGAGACACTGGCGGGCTTAAGCAAGATGGAGGTGCACGACAGTGCCAGCGCAAAGCCGGCCAAGGCGATGACCGCCGTGGTGGAAGGGGTGGAGGTCTTTTTACCACTGGCCGGGATGGTTGACTTCGAGTTGGAGCTGAAACGGTTGCAGAAAGAGTTGTCAACTTTGGAAGAGGAGAGAAAACGGCTCACGGCGAAACTGGCGAATGAACAGTTTGTCAGCAAAGCGCCCCCGGCGGTGGTGGAGAAGGAGCGGAAGAAACTGGCTGCTCTTGAAATCGACTACGAAAAAATCCAAAACCGCCTGGCGGAACTCTCCAGGGAGGACTAA
- a CDS encoding ketose-bisphosphate aldolase has protein sequence MKAILETSLKAYKEGKPFAVGAFNVNNMEQMQGIMMAAQETKAPVIVQVSRGALKYAQDLYLVNIIKAGAELNPEVPLAIHLDHGNSFETVKRAIDLGFTSVMIDGSLMEDGKTPSTFEYNVKVTAEVVKYAHDRGVTVEGELGTLGGIEDGVGSGKTVLTDPDQAVEFVEKTGVDALAISIGTSHGAYKFKGEPKLAFDIIEEIRKKLPNTYLVSHGSSSVPQELIDIINQYGGKMEAAKGVPIPALQKAITCGINKINVDTDSRLAATGAIRKFFVEHPAAFDPREYNTKAREAIAAEVKKKIEAFGAAGRAADVPNWGLEEMKKLYMS, from the coding sequence ATGAAGGCGATCTTGGAAACAAGTCTTAAAGCTTACAAAGAAGGTAAGCCTTTTGCCGTCGGTGCTTTTAACGTGAATAACATGGAGCAGATGCAGGGTATTATGATGGCGGCCCAGGAGACCAAAGCCCCCGTTATTGTGCAGGTCAGTAGAGGGGCCTTAAAGTATGCCCAGGATCTGTACCTTGTCAATATTATTAAAGCCGGAGCCGAACTCAACCCGGAGGTGCCGTTGGCCATCCATCTGGACCATGGGAACAGTTTTGAGACGGTGAAACGGGCAATCGATTTAGGTTTCACCTCGGTCATGATCGACGGTTCGTTAATGGAAGACGGGAAGACTCCTTCCACTTTTGAGTATAACGTGAAGGTTACCGCGGAAGTGGTCAAGTATGCCCACGACCGTGGCGTGACGGTCGAAGGTGAACTGGGGACCCTTGGCGGGATTGAAGACGGGGTCGGTTCCGGGAAGACGGTCTTGACCGATCCGGACCAGGCGGTTGAGTTTGTGGAAAAGACCGGTGTGGATGCCCTGGCGATCTCGATCGGAACCTCCCACGGGGCCTACAAATTTAAGGGCGAACCGAAATTAGCCTTCGATATTATTGAAGAGATCCGGAAAAAACTCCCCAACACCTATCTGGTCTCTCATGGTTCCTCCAGTGTACCACAGGAACTCATTGACATCATCAACCAGTACGGTGGAAAAATGGAGGCGGCGAAAGGTGTGCCCATCCCCGCGCTGCAGAAAGCGATCACTTGTGGGATAAACAAGATCAACGTCGATACCGACAGCCGTCTGGCCGCCACCGGCGCGATCCGGAAGTTCTTTGTGGAGCACCCCGCTGCCTTTGACCCGCGGGAGTATAACACCAAAGCCCGTGAAGCCATTGCCGCTGAAGTCAAGAAGAAGATTGAAGCCTTCGGGGCGGCGGGGCGCGCGGCCGATGTTCCCAACTGGGGTCTCGAAGAGATGAAAAAGCTCTATATGTCTTGA
- a CDS encoding site-2 protease family protein produces MPELYRLILTVPIILFSLVIHEFAHGMVSYKLGDPTPKLMGRLTLSPLAHLDPLGTIMIIITNLRGFGFGWAKPVPVDSRYYRNPAKGFVLVALAGPAANLVLACLFGLPLRLLNLGFWPLAFDSALGFLLFQFFYAGMLLNLSLAFFNLLPIPPLDGSRLVRYFLRGQAFHFYTQLERHGFIILFALLFIFNRPFNRFFSILMNFGSFLITGFWI; encoded by the coding sequence ATGCCCGAACTTTACCGCTTGATTTTGACCGTCCCCATTATCCTGTTCTCCTTGGTGATTCATGAATTTGCCCACGGCATGGTTTCTTATAAATTAGGTGATCCAACGCCGAAGCTCATGGGCCGTTTAACCCTGAGTCCTCTTGCTCACCTGGATCCCCTGGGGACGATCATGATTATTATCACAAACCTGCGCGGTTTTGGCTTCGGTTGGGCAAAACCGGTGCCGGTTGATTCCCGTTATTATCGGAACCCGGCCAAAGGGTTCGTCTTGGTGGCGTTGGCCGGACCCGCGGCCAATCTCGTCCTGGCTTGCCTTTTCGGTTTACCGCTGCGCCTCCTTAATCTGGGTTTTTGGCCGCTTGCGTTCGATTCGGCGCTTGGTTTTTTGTTGTTCCAGTTTTTTTATGCGGGAATGTTATTAAATTTAAGTCTGGCTTTTTTTAATTTGCTGCCCATCCCGCCGCTGGATGGGTCCAGACTGGTCCGTTACTTCCTGCGGGGACAAGCTTTTCACTTTTACACACAGCTTGAACGGCATGGTTTTATCATCCTGTTTGCTCTTTTATTCATCTTTAACCGGCCGTTTAACCGTTTTTTCTCAATCCTGATGAACTTTGGGTCCTTCCTGATCACGGGGTTTTGGATTTAA
- a CDS encoding acyl-CoA thioesterase, with protein sequence MKKERTPTPSMFSGARNRVSFRVRYAETDAMGVVHHSRYLPWMELGRTEFLRQYGFSYRQCEEEGYFFPLLSATCHYHAPARYDDLVTVETWIKAIHPPYLEFAYKITREPDGLLLVTGETKQICITKDGKPRREPVKRLEAFFKEQA encoded by the coding sequence ATGAAGAAAGAGCGAACACCTACCCCGTCCATGTTCTCCGGGGCTCGCAACCGGGTCAGTTTTCGGGTCCGGTACGCCGAAACGGACGCCATGGGGGTGGTGCACCATTCGCGTTATTTGCCCTGGATGGAGCTGGGACGCACCGAATTTCTTCGGCAATACGGCTTTTCCTACCGGCAGTGTGAAGAAGAAGGGTATTTCTTCCCCCTGCTCTCCGCCACCTGCCATTACCACGCCCCGGCCAGATATGATGATTTGGTCACGGTGGAGACCTGGATCAAAGCGATCCACCCGCCCTATTTAGAGTTTGCCTATAAAATCACCCGCGAACCCGATGGCCTGCTGCTGGTCACCGGGGAAACAAAACAGATCTGTATCACGAAGGACGGCAAACCCCGCCGCGAACCGGTCAAACGATTGGAGGCCTTCTTTAAAGAACAGGCCTGA
- the lepB gene encoding signal peptidase I: MEFNKSELREWIESIASSVLTALFIMVFIFQTYKVEGKSMEPNLYEGQRLIVDKITYRFRPPKPGEVVVIKPKDPTKKFVKRVIATEGQNLQISNGTLRINGLPVHEPYIMEEMYDDFEWTIIPRGTVFVMGDNRNRSMDSRDERNVGFVPLENVVGRAILVYWPFNQAKIIKTPELKGDWDVPDIEFND, translated from the coding sequence TTGGAGTTTAACAAGTCAGAACTCAGGGAGTGGATCGAATCAATCGCCAGTTCGGTGTTGACCGCCCTCTTTATTATGGTCTTTATCTTTCAAACCTACAAAGTGGAAGGTAAGTCCATGGAGCCTAACCTGTACGAAGGGCAAAGGCTGATCGTGGACAAGATAACCTATCGTTTTCGCCCGCCGAAGCCCGGCGAAGTGGTGGTGATTAAACCGAAGGATCCGACCAAGAAATTTGTCAAACGGGTGATCGCCACCGAAGGGCAGAACCTCCAGATCAGCAACGGAACTTTACGGATTAACGGCCTGCCCGTCCATGAACCCTATATCATGGAAGAGATGTACGATGATTTCGAGTGGACGATCATTCCCCGGGGCACTGTTTTTGTCATGGGCGATAACCGCAACCGGAGTATGGACAGCCGGGACGAGCGCAATGTGGGCTTCGTCCCGTTGGAAAATGTGGTGGGGAGAGCGATTCTCGTCTATTGGCCGTTTAATCAGGCGAAAATTATTAAAACCCCCGAGCTCAAGGGGGATTGGGACGTGCCGGATATTGAGTTTAATGATTGA
- a CDS encoding segregation and condensation protein A has protein sequence MRKIKRRTDQQASYQVKLAVFTGPLDLLLHLIERAEIDIYNIPIVEITDQFLAYLQTMEFFDLHVAADFLLMAATLMQIKARMLLPRPLVETEEETLEEEDPRLELVERLMEYKKVKEVAARLQEREAEASRFLPRTGGYFPDLEVAAAAETVGQVTLWDLVQAFSALLESLLPRLELEGMPEEEYSIQEMMDKIMNGLARGSRVSFRTLFSGLASRKAVVASFLALLELIRMRKVLVQQEMTFGEIVIVRWEG, from the coding sequence ATGCGAAAAATTAAAAGACGAACGGACCAGCAGGCAAGTTACCAGGTTAAACTGGCGGTTTTTACCGGGCCCCTGGATCTTTTACTCCACTTAATCGAACGGGCGGAGATTGATATTTATAACATACCGATTGTGGAGATTACCGACCAGTTTTTGGCTTACCTGCAAACCATGGAGTTTTTTGACTTGCACGTCGCCGCTGACTTTCTGTTGATGGCGGCTACTTTAATGCAGATCAAGGCCAGGATGCTGTTGCCCCGGCCGTTGGTGGAGACGGAAGAGGAAACCCTGGAAGAAGAAGATCCCCGTCTCGAACTGGTTGAAAGATTGATGGAGTATAAAAAGGTGAAGGAAGTGGCCGCTCGGCTCCAGGAACGGGAAGCGGAAGCCAGCCGGTTCCTCCCGCGGACGGGCGGGTATTTCCCCGACCTGGAAGTGGCCGCCGCTGCCGAAACGGTCGGGCAGGTGACCCTGTGGGATTTGGTGCAGGCCTTCAGTGCTTTGCTCGAAAGTTTACTGCCCCGCCTCGAGTTGGAAGGAATGCCGGAGGAAGAGTATTCGATCCAGGAGATGATGGATAAGATTATGAACGGATTGGCCCGGGGATCCCGGGTTTCTTTCCGCACCCTCTTTTCCGGTTTGGCTTCGCGCAAAGCGGTGGTGGCTTCCTTCCTGGCCTTACTTGAGCTGATCCGGATGCGAAAAGTCCTAGTCCAGCAGGAGATGACCTTTGGTGAGATCGTGATTGTCCGGTGGGAGGGGTGA
- the scpB gene encoding SMC-Scp complex subunit ScpB, with amino-acid sequence MNVNWRKAKAVLEAVIFASSEPVTVKELSMILALNYETVEQLLAELNEEYLDEQRGIQIKEVAGGFQFVTKPEYADYLEKLKKVPRPSPLSQAALETLAIIAYKQPITRAEIETIRGVRVDSSLTTLLERGLIEEAGRKDGPGRPILYGTTKKFLKYFGLKSLDELPIVDDWILNQQLQIDLTAD; translated from the coding sequence GTGAACGTGAACTGGCGGAAGGCCAAAGCAGTGCTGGAGGCGGTGATCTTTGCTTCTTCGGAACCCGTCACCGTGAAGGAATTGAGTATGATCCTGGCGCTGAACTACGAGACGGTCGAGCAGCTTTTGGCGGAGTTAAACGAGGAATACCTCGACGAGCAGCGGGGGATTCAAATAAAGGAAGTGGCCGGTGGTTTCCAGTTTGTCACCAAGCCGGAGTACGCCGACTACCTGGAAAAATTGAAGAAGGTCCCCCGGCCGTCCCCCCTTTCACAGGCTGCCCTCGAGACGTTGGCGATTATTGCCTATAAGCAACCGATTACCCGCGCGGAGATTGAAACCATCCGCGGGGTGCGAGTGGACAGCTCGCTGACGACGCTTTTGGAGCGCGGGCTGATTGAGGAAGCGGGGCGGAAAGACGGTCCCGGCCGCCCGATTCTTTATGGAACCACCAAGAAATTTCTCAAGTATTTCGGTTTGAAAAGTCTGGATGAATTGCCCATTGTCGATGACTGGATTCTTAATCAGCAATTGCAGATTGATTTAACCGCCGATTGA
- a CDS encoding HDIG domain-containing metalloprotein: MAAWRRAIDLFRRKLNKTDRQFVESYLDEAGLFLFNQMSYADQKHAVTVARYLLSEKVDTSKANLSLLIQGALLHDVGKVKGEISWWNRIQVGLIRRFLPSLRVKWAKRGEAGLSHALYVDLHHPDRGAYMAQSLGIDPSVVSLIKHHHDETGEPASIELALLRSADAKN, from the coding sequence TTGGCTGCTTGGCGCAGAGCGATTGATCTTTTTCGGCGTAAACTGAACAAGACCGACCGTCAATTTGTCGAAAGTTATCTGGATGAAGCGGGCCTTTTTCTCTTTAACCAAATGAGTTATGCTGACCAAAAACATGCCGTTACCGTGGCGAGATACTTATTATCGGAAAAGGTTGATACCAGTAAGGCCAATCTGTCCCTGCTAATCCAGGGGGCCTTACTTCACGATGTCGGAAAAGTAAAAGGCGAAATCTCCTGGTGGAACCGGATTCAGGTCGGACTGATTCGCCGGTTTCTACCGAGTTTACGTGTGAAATGGGCGAAAAGAGGGGAAGCCGGTTTAAGTCATGCCCTCTATGTCGATCTGCACCATCCGGACCGGGGGGCTTATATGGCCCAAAGTTTGGGGATTGATCCGTCCGTTGTTTCGCTGATTAAACACCACCATGATGAAACAGGGGAACCGGCCAGCATCGAACTGGCCCTGCTCCGGAGTGCCGATGCGAAAAATTAA
- a CDS encoding family 20 glycosylhydrolase, whose translation MADQPRFPWRGLLIDCARHFQPVNVIKRNLDGMAAVKLNVLHWHLTDDQGFRVESKVFPRLHQEGANGQYYTQEQIREIIAYADRRGIRVVPEFDLPGHTSSWVLGYPELASAPGPHHPEIGFGVKDTVLNPVREETYAFLEAFFQEMAALFPDEYIHIGGDENNGKQWAANPEIQAFMHARGLPDTHSLQAYFNRRLHAILTKLKKKMVGWDEILAPDLPASTIVIQAWRNKESLWQAAKMGYKRILSHNYYLDLMLPAAFHYQNDPLAQADHITKLSPFLSFLLHLPHSPQFCTIIITIDTHHTRHW comes from the coding sequence ATTGCTGACCAACCCCGCTTTCCCTGGCGGGGCTTATTAATCGACTGCGCCCGGCACTTTCAGCCGGTCAATGTGATCAAACGCAATCTGGACGGCATGGCCGCCGTCAAGTTAAACGTCTTACATTGGCATTTAACCGACGATCAGGGCTTCCGGGTGGAAAGCAAGGTCTTCCCCCGCCTTCACCAGGAAGGGGCCAACGGGCAGTATTATACCCAGGAGCAGATCCGGGAAATAATCGCTTACGCCGACCGGCGCGGGATCAGGGTGGTTCCCGAATTTGACCTCCCCGGCCACACCAGCAGTTGGGTCCTGGGCTACCCGGAACTGGCAAGCGCTCCTGGTCCCCACCACCCTGAAATCGGCTTCGGCGTGAAAGATACCGTCCTGAATCCGGTACGGGAGGAAACCTATGCTTTTTTGGAAGCCTTTTTCCAGGAAATGGCCGCCCTCTTCCCCGACGAGTATATTCATATCGGCGGTGATGAGAACAACGGAAAACAATGGGCGGCCAACCCTGAGATCCAGGCGTTTATGCACGCCCGCGGCCTTCCGGACACCCATTCCTTGCAAGCATATTTTAACCGCCGGTTACACGCGATTTTAACCAAGCTCAAAAAGAAGATGGTGGGTTGGGACGAGATCCTCGCCCCTGACCTGCCCGCCTCCACCATTGTCATCCAGGCCTGGCGGAACAAGGAAAGCCTGTGGCAAGCCGCCAAAATGGGCTACAAAAGAATTCTCTCCCACAATTACTACCTTGACCTCATGCTGCCCGCCGCTTTCCATTACCAGAACGACCCGCTGGCCCAAGCGGACCACATTACAAAATTAAGCCCCTTTCTTTCATTTTTGTTGCATCTTCCCCATTCACCACAATTCTGTACTATAATTATAACGATTGATACCCACCACACTCGCCATTGGTGA
- a CDS encoding GH36-type glycosyl hydrolase domain-containing protein, whose protein sequence is MRYGYFDNQNREYVIERPDTPVSWTNYLGVKDLCTVISNNAGGYSFYRQAQHHRITRFRPNGVPMDRPGHYVYLRDDETGDYWSVSWQPVGKDLNKANYQCRHGLSYSKFLCTYQGIEAEQLLFIPINDDVELWDVRIKNSSNQPRKLSVFSYVEFSFHHIDIDNQNFQMSLYASGSSYQDGVIEYDFFYEPWTFHYFTASFEPDSYDSLRDRFLGAYRTETNPIAVERGYCSNMSELGGNHCGALHKRITLAPGEEKRLIFLLGVGNREAGQQMRAKYKDFTNVDAAFRELKEYWERKLAKLQCRTPHEGFNTMINTWNPYQAETCVVWSRFASFIEVGGRTGLGYRDTAQDVMSVPHTNPEKVRQRIIELLRAQVSSGYGLHLFEPEHFDPNRPPAPKFKSPTVVPEPKPESLIHGLEDTCSDDHLWLVPSVCQYVKETGDLAFLDEIVTFADGGEASVYEHLKRALDFSTEHVGPHGICKGLRADWNDCLNLGGGESAMVSFLHYWALQAFIEAAAFLGRQEDVEKYSAIAEKVRNACESVLWDGRWYIRGITANGRKIGSHENEEGKVHLESNSLAVLSGAASAERGRLCMDAVDQYLYSEWGIHLVWPCYTKPDDEIGFVTRVYPGLKENGAIFSHPNPWAIVAECRLGRGNRAMKYYDALLPYNQNDKIHIREAEPYSYCQFIVGRDHTAFGRARHPWLTGSSGWMYTAATQWILGIRLTFDGLIIDPCIPEDWEEFQVTRQWRGATFHITVKNPDRVQKGVKSITLNGKPVQGTIPPQAPGTTHDVVVIMG, encoded by the coding sequence TTGCGATACGGATACTTTGATAACCAAAATCGGGAATATGTAATTGAACGCCCGGACACACCGGTCTCATGGACTAATTACTTAGGTGTCAAAGATCTATGCACTGTGATCTCCAACAATGCCGGCGGTTACTCCTTTTACCGCCAGGCTCAACACCACCGGATCACCCGTTTTCGCCCCAATGGTGTCCCCATGGATCGGCCTGGCCACTACGTTTACCTGCGGGACGATGAAACGGGCGACTACTGGTCCGTCTCGTGGCAACCGGTGGGCAAAGATTTAAATAAAGCGAATTACCAGTGCCGGCACGGCCTTTCCTATTCCAAGTTCCTCTGTACATACCAAGGGATTGAAGCGGAACAACTCCTGTTCATCCCCATCAATGATGATGTGGAGCTCTGGGATGTGCGGATTAAAAACAGCTCCAACCAGCCCCGGAAGCTCAGTGTCTTCTCTTATGTTGAATTCTCCTTCCACCACATTGACATCGACAACCAAAATTTCCAAATGAGTCTCTACGCCAGTGGTTCCAGTTACCAGGATGGGGTAATCGAATATGACTTCTTCTATGAACCATGGACTTTCCACTATTTCACCGCCAGTTTTGAGCCGGACAGCTATGATAGTCTCCGTGACCGTTTCCTCGGGGCCTACCGCACGGAAACCAATCCGATCGCCGTGGAACGCGGCTATTGTTCCAACATGAGCGAACTTGGGGGCAATCATTGCGGCGCCCTCCATAAGCGGATCACTTTAGCCCCGGGTGAAGAAAAACGCCTCATCTTTCTGCTCGGGGTGGGCAACCGGGAAGCCGGCCAGCAAATGCGGGCCAAATACAAAGACTTTACTAATGTGGATGCCGCCTTCCGGGAACTGAAGGAGTACTGGGAACGTAAATTGGCCAAACTGCAGTGTCGCACCCCGCATGAAGGGTTCAACACCATGATCAACACCTGGAACCCTTACCAGGCCGAGACCTGCGTCGTCTGGTCCCGGTTCGCCTCCTTTATTGAAGTGGGTGGCCGCACCGGACTGGGTTACCGCGACACCGCCCAGGATGTGATGAGCGTTCCCCATACCAACCCGGAAAAAGTACGCCAACGCATCATCGAGCTTTTGCGGGCCCAAGTGAGTAGCGGATATGGTTTGCACCTGTTCGAACCCGAACACTTTGACCCTAACCGTCCACCGGCCCCGAAATTCAAATCTCCAACGGTCGTGCCGGAACCGAAACCGGAATCGCTCATCCACGGGCTGGAGGACACCTGTTCCGATGACCACCTATGGCTGGTTCCTTCCGTCTGCCAATATGTAAAAGAGACCGGTGACCTCGCTTTCCTCGATGAAATCGTTACCTTTGCCGATGGCGGCGAAGCTTCCGTCTACGAACACCTGAAACGTGCTTTGGATTTCTCCACGGAACATGTCGGGCCCCATGGAATCTGCAAAGGGCTGCGGGCCGACTGGAATGACTGCCTTAACCTCGGCGGCGGCGAGAGCGCCATGGTTTCGTTCCTGCACTACTGGGCCTTACAAGCCTTTATTGAAGCCGCTGCTTTCCTGGGGCGCCAGGAAGACGTGGAAAAATACAGCGCCATCGCCGAAAAAGTGCGCAATGCTTGTGAATCGGTCCTTTGGGATGGCCGCTGGTACATCCGGGGGATTACCGCCAACGGCCGGAAGATTGGCTCCCATGAGAATGAGGAAGGCAAAGTCCATCTGGAGTCGAACAGTCTGGCGGTCCTCTCCGGAGCCGCCTCCGCCGAACGAGGCCGGCTCTGTATGGACGCGGTTGACCAATACCTTTACTCCGAATGGGGTATCCACCTGGTCTGGCCTTGTTACACCAAGCCCGATGATGAGATCGGGTTTGTCACCCGTGTCTACCCGGGCCTCAAAGAAAACGGGGCTATTTTCAGCCACCCCAACCCTTGGGCCATTGTGGCCGAATGCCGGTTGGGCCGGGGTAACCGCGCAATGAAATACTATGATGCCCTCCTGCCTTACAACCAAAACGATAAAATCCATATCCGGGAAGCCGAACCCTACTCCTACTGTCAGTTTATCGTCGGCCGGGACCACACGGCTTTCGGCCGGGCCCGCCATCCGTGGCTGACCGGAAGCTCCGGTTGGATGTACACGGCGGCCACCCAGTGGATCTTGGGCATCCGGCTTACTTTTGACGGCCTCATCATTGATCCCTGTATCCCGGAGGACTGGGAGGAATTCCAGGTCACCCGCCAGTGGCGGGGTGCCACCTTCCACATTACCGTCAAGAACCCGGACCGGGTGCAAAAAGGGGTTAAAAGCATCACTTTAAATGGAAAGCCGGTCCAAGGGACAATCCCGCCGCAAGCACCCGGCACCACCCACGATGTGGTCGTAATCATGGGTTAG